The Acinonyx jubatus isolate Ajub_Pintada_27869175 chromosome D1, VMU_Ajub_asm_v1.0, whole genome shotgun sequence genome includes a window with the following:
- the LOC106976583 gene encoding olfactory receptor 8B12-like, with product MAAKNSSVTEFILTGLTDQLELQIPLFFLFLGFYMVTVLGNLALIALIRLNSCLHTPMYFLLFNLSLIDFCYSTTITPKMLKSFVSKKNIILHAECMTQLFFFCFFVISESFLLSVMAYDRYVAICKPLVYMVTMSPQVCLFLLLGVYVMGLSGAMVHTGSIASLTFCADNLLNHFMCDILPLLELSCNSTYVNELVVFILVAIDIGMPIITIFISYALILSSILHIHSTEGRSKAFSTCSSHIIVVSLFFGSGAFMYLKPPSILPLDQGKVSSLFYTIVVPMLNPLIYSLRNKDVKVSLRKTLERKISS from the coding sequence ATGGCAGCTAAGAACTCTTCTGTGACAGAGTTTATCCTTACAGGTTTAACAGACCAGCTGGAACTCCAgatccctctcttcttcctgtttctagGTTTCTACATGGTCACTGTGCTGGGAAACCTGGCCTTGATAGCCCTGATTCGGTTGAATTCTTGCCTACACACTCCCATGTACTTTTTACTCTTCAACCTCTCCTTAATAGATTTCTGCTACTCCActaccatcacccccaaaatgcTGAAGAGTTTTGTCTCAAAGAAGAACATCATCTTGCATGCAGAGTGTATGACTCaactctttttcttctgcttctttgtcATTTCTGAGTCCTTCCTCCTGTCAGTGATGGCATATGACCGCTATGTAGCCATCTGTAAACCATTGGTGTACATGGTCACCATGTCTCCTCAGGTCTGTCTATTCCTTTTGTTGGGTGTCTACGTGATGGGGCTTTCAGGGGCTATGGTCCATACGGGAAGCATAGCAAGTCTGAccttctgtgctgacaaccttcTCAATCATTTCATGTGTGACATCCTTCCTCTCCTCGAGCTGTCCTGCAACAGCACTTATGTAAATGAACTGGTGGTCTTCATCCTTGTGGCCATTGACATTGGAATGCCCATTATCACCATCTTCATCTCTTATGCTCTGATTCTGTCCAGCATTCTGCACATTCACTCCACTGAGGGCAGGTCCAAAGCTTTCAGTACATGTAGCTCTCATATAAttgtggtttctcttttctttggttcTGGGGCTTTCATGTATCTCAAACCACCTTCTATTTTGCCCCTGGACCAAGGGAAAGTGTCCTCTCTGTTCTATACCATTGTGGTGCCCATGTTAAACCCACTGATCTACAGTTTGAGGAACAAGGATGTCAAAGTTTCCCTGAGGAAAaccttggaaagaaaaatatcttcttgA